A stretch of Deinococcus aquaedulcis DNA encodes these proteins:
- a CDS encoding ABC transporter ATP-binding protein, which yields MIELQDLEKTYNGVSAVRALNLTVLEGELVALLGPSGCGKTTTLRMINRLIEPTGGRVLLAGQDTRRLKPETLRRGMGYVIQQIGLFPHLDVAQNVATVPALLGHDRRATQARVDELLALVGLDPGTFRHKRPAELSGGQAQRVGVARALAADPPVLLMDEPFGALDPLARERLQAAFRDIQRRLRKTVVMVTHDIDEALRLADRVALMWEGTLVQYGPPDDLIHRPANDFVRQFLGEDAALRQLAGQPVSAFLRPGPAAPGGPAVDAALNARSALSVMLREGQDVLTVTQQGQPVGTVHWTDLRARTPR from the coding sequence GTGATTGAGTTACAGGACCTCGAAAAAACCTACAACGGGGTCAGCGCAGTGCGCGCCCTGAACCTGACGGTGCTGGAAGGCGAACTGGTGGCGCTGCTGGGACCGTCGGGTTGCGGCAAGACCACGACCCTGCGCATGATCAACCGGCTCATTGAACCCACGGGGGGCCGGGTGCTGCTGGCCGGGCAGGACACCCGGCGCCTGAAGCCTGAAACCCTGCGGCGGGGCATGGGCTACGTGATTCAGCAGATTGGGCTTTTTCCGCACCTGGACGTGGCACAGAACGTGGCCACGGTGCCCGCGCTGCTGGGCCATGATCGCCGCGCCACCCAGGCCCGGGTGGATGAGCTGCTGGCCCTGGTGGGCCTGGACCCCGGCACCTTCCGGCACAAGCGCCCGGCTGAACTCTCGGGCGGGCAGGCGCAGCGGGTGGGGGTGGCGCGCGCTCTGGCCGCCGATCCCCCGGTCCTGCTGATGGACGAGCCCTTCGGCGCCCTGGACCCTCTGGCCCGCGAGCGGCTGCAGGCGGCCTTCCGCGACATCCAGCGCCGCCTGCGCAAGACGGTGGTGATGGTTACCCACGACATTGACGAGGCGCTGCGTCTCGCGGACCGCGTGGCCCTGATGTGGGAGGGCACCCTGGTCCAGTACGGCCCACCCGACGACCTGATTCACCGCCCGGCCAACGACTTCGTGCGCCAGTTTCTGGGCGAGGACGCTGCGCTGCGCCAGCTGGCGGGCCAGCCGGTCTCGGCCTTTCTGCGCCCTGGCCCGGCGGCTCCCGGTGGCCCGGCCGTGGACGCCGCCCTGAACGCCCGCAGCGCCCTGAGCGTGATGCTGCGTGAGGGTCAGGACGTCCTGACTGTGACCCAGCAGGGCCAGCCTGTGGGCACCGTGCACTGGACCGACCTGCGGGCCAGGACCCCCCGGTGA
- a CDS encoding ABC transporter permease → MRPRPPWGALLWPALLALCLWPGVMPRLLNPLGVGELGPLDPPLWRQTLTHLGLVGAATLLVEALGLPLAVAVTRPGWAAPRQLTEALVGLGQTVPTFAILALAVPALGFGWAPTLLGLVLYGLGPVVGQAILGLQGVSPGVLDAARGMGMSGAQRLWRVELPLAAPVLLSGLRTSVVYNVGTATVGAALGAGGLGEPIIGGLSQQNTALVLAGALPAALLALTLDAWLALAGPPAGRQL, encoded by the coding sequence GTGAGGCCGCGCCCGCCCTGGGGCGCGCTGCTGTGGCCCGCGCTGCTGGCGCTGTGCCTATGGCCCGGGGTTATGCCCCGGCTGCTGAACCCCCTGGGCGTGGGCGAGCTGGGCCCCCTGGACCCGCCGCTGTGGCGCCAGACGCTGACACACCTGGGTCTGGTGGGCGCCGCCACGCTGCTGGTGGAGGCCCTGGGCCTGCCGCTGGCGGTCGCGGTCACACGCCCCGGCTGGGCTGCCCCCCGGCAGCTCACCGAGGCCCTGGTGGGTCTGGGGCAGACGGTGCCCACCTTCGCCATCCTGGCGCTGGCGGTGCCCGCGCTGGGCTTCGGCTGGGCCCCCACGCTGCTGGGGCTGGTGCTGTATGGCCTGGGCCCGGTGGTGGGGCAGGCGATTCTGGGGCTGCAGGGGGTGAGCCCTGGGGTGCTGGACGCCGCGCGTGGCATGGGCATGTCCGGGGCGCAGCGCCTGTGGCGGGTGGAGTTGCCGCTGGCTGCCCCCGTGCTGCTCTCAGGGCTGCGCACCAGCGTGGTGTACAACGTGGGCACCGCCACGGTGGGGGCGGCGCTGGGCGCAGGCGGTCTGGGCGAGCCCATCATTGGCGGCCTTTCACAGCAGAACACAGCGCTGGTACTGGCCGGGGCGCTGCCAGCGGCCTTGCTGGCCCTCACGCTGGACGCCTGGCTGGCGCTGGCCGGGCCACCTGCGGGGCGTCAACTGTGA
- a CDS encoding CarD family transcriptional regulator, translating into MKQTAFQPGDRVVLPPYGIGVVRGTCLRPVAGEAHAYYQVEFPNTASQAFVPVASPDGAGMRAALTAHDMPALLESLKTSRLNLPRQWAARHRRVTEILVSGNPFELAILTCELRRWNVERGLPDLDRQAFRRAIKLLEQEVSGLQDPGAQDVQLLLSHAWNENPQHLSS; encoded by the coding sequence TTGAAGCAGACTGCTTTTCAGCCCGGTGACCGCGTTGTTCTTCCTCCTTACGGCATAGGCGTGGTGCGCGGCACCTGCCTGCGTCCCGTGGCCGGTGAAGCCCACGCCTACTATCAGGTGGAATTCCCCAACACCGCCAGTCAGGCGTTCGTGCCCGTGGCCTCGCCCGACGGCGCGGGCATGCGCGCGGCGCTCACCGCCCACGACATGCCTGCCCTGCTGGAGTCCCTGAAGACCAGCCGCCTGAACCTGCCCCGGCAGTGGGCCGCGCGCCACCGCCGCGTCACCGAGATCCTGGTCAGCGGCAATCCGTTTGAACTGGCGATCCTCACCTGCGAACTGCGGCGCTGGAACGTGGAGCGCGGCCTGCCTGATCTGGATCGGCAGGCCTTCCGCCGCGCCATCAAGCTGCTGGAGCAGGAGGTCAGCGGTCTGCAGGACCCAGGCGCCCAGGACGTGCAGTTACTGCTTTCACATGCCTGGAACGAGAACCCCCAGCACCTGAGTTCATAA